The sequence below is a genomic window from Deltaproteobacteria bacterium.
GCCCTGCTCAGATAGCGACGCTGACGATAGTTTCGGTAAAGCTCGTCACTGGCGTCAGGCTCCACGATCTCCTGGGGCTTGTCCTGACTGCGATAGATGGCAGGCACCCCCCGAGCAGCCAATTCTTTGGCTGCCAGGGAATTAGCCAGAATCATCAGTTCCGAGACAATCACCTGGGCGGGGGTTTCCCTGTCAATCTTGTTGAGATGAATGGTGCCGCTGCCATTCACCCATACCCTGATTTCTGGCAAGGGCAACAGCAGGGCTCCGGCAGCAATCCGCTGTCGGCGCAAGCGGGTGCACAGGCGAAACAGGTAGCCGAGAGTTTTGTCCTCGGCCAGCATTTCATTTGCCTCGCTGTAGGTGAGTTGACGTTTTACTTTGACTCGGCTGAGAGCAAAACGATACTCTTCCAGCTGGTCCTCCTGGTTGAAGTAGGCCAGCAGGCTCAACGCCAGACGCTCTTCGCCCAGCCTCAGACTGCAGACCCCTTCGGAAAGCACCTCTGGCAGCATTGGTATCCTTTTGTCTGGAAGATAGAGTGAGGTGGCTCGCTCCAGGGCCTCCTCGTCCAGAATCGACTCCGGGACAATGAGTTCAGCTGCATCCGCAATGTGGACCCCCACCTCCACCCGGCCGTCCAGGAAGCGCACGCTCAAGGCATCGTCGAAATCCCTGGTCATTGGCCCGTCTATGGTGAGGACTGTCAGGAACGAGAGGTCTTCTCTCTCCTTCACATCAATAGCCACCTCGATTCTCCCAGCTGCAGCAGCAATCTCCTCGGGGAATTCTTCCTGAATACCAAAGCGGTGCAGGTAGAGGTTTTCGTCTTCGCTCCAGATCCCCAGCCGCACCAGAATCTGGAAAGGGCCATGCGGCTGCGGCACCTGAGCCAGATTAAGGAGTTTTTTTATCTGCTGATAGTTGGGCGCCTCGGTGCCCAATAAACAGTAGTCTTTGAGCATTTGAATATATCGCTGGCGGTTCTCCGGCTCCTTTGCCTCCTCTCCTTTCCAGACTGCCGCCAGCCAGGCCGCTCCTTCGGCTGTTTCGCGCTCTCTTTGAGCCTGGCGCTCCTGCTGCAGTCTGATTTGCTCCAACCGTTCGGCGCTCAAAGGGTAGAACATGCCTCCTTTGTACTTGAAGCGCATGGCGTCATCTAACAGAGCCCGCAGCACTGCAGCTGTGTGGTCGGAGCTGATCTGTTCACTGAAACAAAGTTCAGCCAGCTGTTCACAGGCAAAGCCCTCCTCCTCGTCCTGTAGCAAATCCCACAGTTCTGCCACTGACACCTGACGCATGAGCTGCAGCCGCCGATCGACAATTTCCTTGAGAGTCAGTTGCAGGTTTTCTCTGCCACTACTGATATCCAGCCCCGCCTCACTGCTGTGGAGAATCCTCTTGCTGGTCACATTTCCCGTGCGGCCAGATTCGGTAAGGACCTGAATACGCTCGTTTTTAACCCCGATGCACACTGCACATACAAGCTTCTTCTTGTCGAAAAATTCCACGACCGTCCCTGGTCTTATGTTTTTTCCCGCAGCAGCCACCGGGAACACCTCCAATGTCATTTGCAGGGCATGCTCTGCTTGCAGCCCTGCTATCTTGTTGCGGCGCCCTCTTATTCAGCGGCCAGAAACCGGCCCCCTGCTGTTTCGATTTGTTCGATATAGGAACGAATGCCCTGGGCAATTCCCGCAGCAATTGCATCCTGGTAGGCAGGATCGCTCAAGCGGCGCGC
It includes:
- a CDS encoding RNB domain-containing ribonuclease produces the protein MTLEVFPVAAAGKNIRPGTVVEFFDKKKLVCAVCIGVKNERIQVLTESGRTGNVTSKRILHSSEAGLDISSGRENLQLTLKEIVDRRLQLMRQVSVAELWDLLQDEEEGFACEQLAELCFSEQISSDHTAAVLRALLDDAMRFKYKGGMFYPLSAERLEQIRLQQERQAQRERETAEGAAWLAAVWKGEEAKEPENRQRYIQMLKDYCLLGTEAPNYQQIKKLLNLAQVPQPHGPFQILVRLGIWSEDENLYLHRFGIQEEFPEEIAAAAGRIEVAIDVKEREDLSFLTVLTIDGPMTRDFDDALSVRFLDGRVEVGVHIADAAELIVPESILDEEALERATSLYLPDKRIPMLPEVLSEGVCSLRLGEERLALSLLAYFNQEDQLEEYRFALSRVKVKRQLTYSEANEMLAEDKTLGYLFRLCTRLRRQRIAAGALLLPLPEIRVWVNGSGTIHLNKIDRETPAQVIVSELMILANSLAAKELAARGVPAIYRSQDKPQEIVEPDASDELYRNYRQRRYLSRA